TCGGAGTATGATGTTTGATGTTTGAAAGATTCTAAAAACCCAATACAATGAAAAAAACCGTTATTCTTTTCGTTCTGACAATATTCACACTGGTCCCCATGATGGCTCAGCGTGATACACAAAGCCTTTATGAGCACAAAGTTAAAGTGTACTCGAGAATGAGTAAAACCGGATGGATATTAACCGGAATTGGCAGTGGATTTGCCGTGGGCGGTGCTGTTGCGCTGGCTACCGTTCCGAATGAGTTTTGGCATGATGACGACGATTATTATGATGATTTTGATGGCGATTACTATGGTGAAGGAATACAAGCTGTTGCAGGCATTATCTCACTGGGTATTGGCATTGGCATGTTAACCGGTGGAATTGTTATGGGCAGCATAGGAACCCATAAAATGAAAGCCTACAAAAGCAAACTCGACAACATATCGTTCACACCGGTTGTAACACCCCGGGTCCAGGGATTTTCGCTGGTTTACCGGTTTTAGCTTGAACTGACGATATCAAAATTGAATGTTCCGTTTCCGCGGGTCATCATTACCCTGAGCCAGAGCGGAAGAATCATTTCCATGCCCCTTGAGGCGGATATATCACCCAGATCAACGATCTTTTCCTGTTTCCAGCCGAATTCAGACAGGAGTTGAACGACAGTAGATTTGGCGCTTACCGAATTCCCGCAAAGGAAAACATTGTGATTTCCGTCGGCTATCATTGAAGGATTGATCATTAATCCGCACCACATGGTATTCAGGGCTTTGACAACATTGAGCTTTGGAAACGAACGCTGTATTTCCTCGCCCAGCGATGTGGTGTTGCACATGGAAGGTATCAGTACCGGGGGCATACCCTTTGATGAGTCCAGGGGATTCGCTACGTCAATCAATACTTTGCTGTTCAGGGGTGCCACACCGGCCATTTTAAGAGCCGACAGGGATGCACTTCCGCTGGTAGCATTGATCACGATTTCGGCAAAAGCAGCAGCATCGGCATAGGTCGCTACCTTTATATCATTATTGGTCCTGTACCATTCTGAAAA
The Bacteroidales bacterium genome window above contains:
- a CDS encoding NAD(P)-binding domain-containing protein, with the translated sequence MKIAVFGTGVVGQTLAGRFHTLGHQVIVGTRNVENTMTRNTRDSYGGPTFSEWYRTNNDIKVATYADAAAFAEIVINATSGSASLSALKMAGVAPLNSKVLIDVANPLDSSKGMPPVLIPSMCNTTSLGEEIQRSFPKLNVVKALNTMWCGLMINPSMIADGNHNVFLCGNSVSAKSTVVQLLSEFGWKQEKIVDLGDISASRGMEMILPLWLRVMMTRGNGTFNFDIVSSS